CTCTCTCCCGTTTGCGGTCCTAATTAAACGAATGGCACAACTACGAGGACAATCTTGTATATTGGCACTGCTTGTTGGGTAGAAATTTGATGAATTGGTTGCTGATGTTGCGGCaaaccacaaaaaaatcaacaaacagaaataaaaattttccaTGACACCTATCGATATGGGTCTAAAAAGAACATGGAACGGTAAGTGTATAATACAACATACCTGGAGTCATAGCAAACataatgtataataataaGGAAACGACGCATAAGGGCAACGTATGTATATTTGCTATCTGCTGAAAAAGCTGTGCATTTTAAAAGACAAGTATACACTAtcactttaaattattttacgaTAAGACCGCTCCAACAACTCGATGAAAGGCGGGTTTCACTACGGAATATTACTGCGCCCGTTGCCGTGTTTATaatacgggttcgaggctcgtcgctgctaccatgaTTGTGCGAATGTGTGCCTTAGGGCAAGTCAGTGGATTATTGTTGCCCGCCACCATATATTAGTTGCATACGTTTTCGGACGGCGCAGAATTTACCCGCGCGTTTTTCATCCACGACGAGCAACCTTCAGCCACCTCGACACGCTCACAATCTAATAATCTTCGATAGTTTTACAACGAAAAAGAACGTGAAAGTCGTTTTTGTCACATTCATTCGGCGTTATTTCGATTCGCGAACCGTCGGCACTGGTGTAAACCTGCTGCACTAAACCTTACTGCGTCCTATAGTTGATGCAAATATCAACTATACTTGGTTATTTCTGGATGGCTGTATATATACACTTTTAAActacctttttttgtttttatctcccGAAACTTTCTTTATTAAATGCACGTTGTATATTTGTGTATTCAATAAAAAGagtttaattttgaataaaatatttgttttctgcaTTATGTATATTTCTCATTTTATCATTGGCcttttacatatttaaataccagtgtgcaataatatatacattagatatttaaaatacattataaatagAACTTTACCTCATCAGTATTGAGAATGATTGCTGTTGGGTTGAAGTATTTaaatgtccggcgccgtgtCTTAGTGGTTTAGGCATTTGCATCGAAACCAGTGTCGCGGTTTGTTGCTCGACGACGATACTAATACTGATCGGCGatatgtgtctttgagcaagacacttaaaggaTATTACTTTAACCCAGCGGTCAccaatggattgtccaaactGAAGTCATATCGGAgcaaaaatcatacacaaagtgGAAAGTACGACAACTCGTAAGCAAGCCAGCGCCAtatggcatagtggttagcgagCCTGCCTATAACCTAGGTCCAAAAgctaatggattcaaggcagtggtcactaatgagttgtccaaattatcagccatacataaaaaatttaaaaaaattaaaaaaaaattacttattaagtaacaaacatggtaactcgtaagctggcacgaagtgttaaacccatgtgaAAACGACCTATTCATTCATACAAGCGTTGATTTAAGCGACAACAAGAAAATACGAATAATTACCATAGATCATAGAAGCTCGGCGGTTATAATAGTTTTTAACAGAACTTTCAAGATATGGAGTCATAACACAACCTTTCTACGTTTTTAGAACttgcaaatttaaattctctaaaccaacacaaaaacatggtatttatagaattattcAAGAAAAATAACTAGTTTGCCCAATCTGCGTATCTTATTCCTCTGactaaaaaaacttgtattcTTCTAACTTTGTTTCATAGAAAAGCCAAACCCTTTTACAATTTCGGGGCTTtcacaatatagtagggtgggggaagatgtgacaccttttcattctattttctcatcccatttggcagtaaacgaagaacagtcaaagaattgtgaaaacgtatcctcacgactcccatagaccgttggtaattgtttaaaacacgctcaggatatttggatattcggtgctaaaggtgtcccattttcccacaCCCTATAATATATAAGCATATCGGGATAAGTTGCATGTCCGCCCATTCCCCATAGTGCCTGGTACAAATGTATCAGTCGGAACGAACATGTCGCGACACCCTGGCTGCTCTTGAAAGCTTTGTCACACACACAAACATGTTATTATCATATTCTGTAGGTTGCTTGTGTttatgcaaattttttttgttttgttatgtatagtagggtgggggaagatgggacacctttagcacataatatccagataccctgactgtgttttaaacaattaacgacggttCATGGGAGTCATGaagacatagtttcatatttctttgattgttctttgtttactactgaatgggacgagaaaatagagttaaaaagtgtcccatcttcccccatcttactGTATCAAGTTTTCCACTCATTTGCTTTGGTTGGGATCCGTACCACACATGGAAAACatcgagtagtccaactgccgtcctTGTGTATCTGAAAGAACAACATCAGCAAAAGCcgtgtattttaaaatggatTTAAGCGAACTTGTTTTTAGTTGGGTAAATTAACCCTAAATCCAGTTTTTGGCCTTTTTTGgtacaaaaatcaaattattgaagtttttatcaaactttatatttattttaaatttgaactcCTGTgcgttgtccaaattatatgCCACATAAAAATGTAGCAAAGCGGCACCAGTTGCACGAATGACTTAAATGGGCTTTCCGGGTGGTGAAGGAATAGAGCCAAATCTGTCTTGCTgtaatgtgaaaaaaatagaatttgttttgtgtaaaagtTGTACCCATTCTCTAAACAACtgattatttcattattttttacatcacAATCTACATTGAGTATGCGGCATTTATAATACTAAACTGatcctatttggtagcaaCATCCTAATAATTATTGTCTGTTAAATATCTAAGCAACTAATCTAAATATAACCGTCAAATATTTACTTTCTAAGAAAGtcatttttaaaagatattaTTATGCATCTAGTGTGTATTTGTTTCAAGCTCAAATTGGTTTGGTCAAGCTGATATGATTGcaatttcatatttaaatactttactctattctttgtgggtgagttCCTTGTCGTTGGGATTTGGGCcagatttgacccattaccccatcaCCTGGGAAGCCCATTTAATTCTTTCATGCGACCGGTGCCGCTCCATCTCGGATTTAATCGACAACAGTCCCCTTATCCGCAAAACACAGTCCAACTAACTCCATCTACTCAAGTCATGAACGAAGTCTCGTGGGAGTCTTGGATTAAATCACGTGGCAGATCCTTTTCTCCTTGTGTGGCTAGGCCTTCCACTTTGTGTATGATGTTTTTTCACCGATATGGCTGTCATtttaacaacccattagtggccgctgggttggagtaatatCTGTTAAGCGGCCTGCTCAAAGACACACATATACACCGATCAGTTTTAGTATCGtcgtcgagcatcgaaccaCGACACTGGTTCCGATGCAAATGCCTAAACCACtaagccacggcgccggtcaTTTAAATACCTTAACCCAACAGCAATCATTCTCAATACTGATGAGGTAAAGTTCTATTTATAATGTATTCTAAATATCTAATGTATATCTTATTGCACGctagtatttaaatatggaAAAGGCCAATGATAGAATGAGAAATATGCATAATGCAGATAAcgaatatttattcaaaagtAAACTCTTTTTAATGaatacacaaataaacaacgtgcatttaataaaaaaaaattcgggagataaaaacaaaaaaggtagTTTAAAGGTGTATATATACAGCCATCCAGAAATAACCAAGTATAGTTGATATTTGCATCAACTATAGGACGCAGTAAGGTTTAGTGCAGCAGGTTTACACCAGTGCCGATGGTTGGCGAATCGAGATAACGCCAAAGGAATGTGAATGTGAAAGGCGAATatcacgttttttttttcgttgtaAAACTATCGAAGGTTGTTAGATTGTGAGCGTGTCGAGGTGGCTGAAGGCTGCTCGTCGTAGATGAAAAAACGCGTGGGTGAATCCTACATTGCCCAAAAACGTATGCAACTAATATATGGTGGCGGGCAACAGTAATCCACTGACCTGCCCTAAGGCACATACTCGCACAATCATGCGGTGGCGGCaacaagcctcgaacccgtattATTACCACGCCAACGGGCGCTTAAAGATTCCGTAGTGAAACTCGCCTTGCATCCAGTTGTTAGAGCGGTCTTATCGTAAAATCGATAATTTATAGAACTGTCATTTAAATGCACAGCGATGATTTTAAGTGATAGAACTGTATAATTGTCTTTTGAATGCACAGCAAATAGCAAATATGCATACGTTGCCCTTATGCGTCGCTTCCttattattatacattatGTTTGCTATGACTCCAGGTATGTTGTATTATACACTTACCATTCCATGTTCTTTTTAGACCCATATCGATAGGTGTCATGGAGAATCTTTATTTctgtttgttgatttttttgtggtttGCCGCAACATCGGCAAACAATTCATCAAATTTCTACCCAACAAGCAGTGCCAATATACAAGATTGTCCTCGTAGTTGTGCCATTCGTTTAATTAGGACCGCAAATGGGAGAAAGGTGACGCAGACTTTTCAATAAGCCAGCAATTACAAGATTgctatctcagtgtttttaactaaactgaacattttaaaatttagcgAATATAGTTTGTAGAAAAACAAGCAGTATCCTTTTAAAAGCTCAAACCAGAAAAATCTAAGAACTTGAATCCCTATTAATGAAtctttttacaataaaaataacatttgcaAGCTATTTTCTTTCGCGGGAGTTTCCCAGCGGGTAAATGTCCCAAgctgaaatataaatttctgCATGTGGATAAACACTTGGTGATTTTTATTGTCGACTGACACATTTTGGAACAGTTTTTAATATGTGATGCTTATAATAAAGGTTGATTCATATCACACCTGTATGAACGAATGTACAGGAAGTTGGCCGCTTTTACCAGGAGGTTTGTATGATTAACGTAAATTATAGGTAGTTACAcagttgtatttgtttaacgCTCTATGTAAGGCTAAGTAAGACATTTGTCTGATTTGTGTCTATAAAGAAAACAGGCAGTACTGATTAACAAACAGCTACAACATAAATACACACATCTCTACCAATTTAAAGTCTATTTAAAGTAATACAACGAATTTTTCTTAAtagtattttgttttcacaCATATTCAGGCAACTGTAGCATCCAAGCTGGTGTTGTGGACTCTAATTCCAACAACGTTTGTACACCAATAAGTGTGAATATATCTCAAATTGAATTTCAGTTGGCTGAAGAAACCTCCTTTTCAGGTAATACACAAATTATGGCGGCCACTTCTGATATCTTCTACCggtgtaataataaaattttaaccctgtactaactagacccgtGCGAtaccaatgttttaaaattaaaatttattatttttaaaaattattaatagtAATACTGAATATTAacattcgtcataaaaacatatttatagaatctTGCCACGATCCAGCTCAGagtatgttatagcgctacgtaatacataaaaaatgcaacattattttttcaagAAGTCGGAAATaggtgttaaatataaaaaagtatggtgataacttgaatcatctaaatattaaaatattttttatgcataCATTTATGTTGGTCACTAACATGTATCTTCCatcaaaaaaaatactaattttatatttttaattataaatataataatatttgttataaaatatatttataggtTCCTCCAACGATTTAGATTCGTTTGTTGAGGTGATCAAACCAGCTTCGATGGTGGGGTACGCCGTTGTATCGTGGCTACCGTGCCCAAGTGGGCTGAGGGGTGTCACTGGATTTCAGGTATGCCTTCTAatctttttcattttccaaCATAAACTGTGGGGTAATTCCCAGATCTCTTGGTATGCCACCGATAGGACTTCTTTTTTATTGATATGCTGCAAACTGATTAGGAATGAACGGTTACAAGCGGATGTTTGCAAAcctttttaaactaaagtgaATTTCATTCAAGAAAtcaataataacaaaacaattacctaCGTTTTGCTatcaaatgaaaaatttatttttcaagcaCAAACTTGTAAAACCTGTGGTGTAATTCATGTCTAAAACTTATTTGCATGTTAAGTGCTGCAACAAGACTTGAAATCTATAACACAGGTTCTCATACAACGCATAGAAGGAACACAAGAGGATACAGAATGCCATAATGTCACACTCAGACGAACCTTACAAGAAGGGGATGCCCAGGTAGCGTATGCAATAAAAGACTTTAAATGCAGTAGAAAACCAAAAGTGTTAGAAAATATTCTAAACCACATTtctaaatagttttaaaactgaagaATATGAAAGgcatttttgaaatttaaaatacatcagTTAATTATGGGTTTCATTCTGCTTTTTCATATTTGATTTCAGTAATGAGTTGCTGGCTTTGAGGGGTCATGTTTAGTGGTTcagatttttactttatatttaaatgtttgcaGATTCGCCTAAGTGTGTTATCTTACCTTTTTTTAACACCAGCCAGTGAATACAGGGTTGAAATTCGTAGTTTGCCCATCACACCTAACAGCGGTTATGTTTCGAAAACATTCAATTCAAAAAGTAAGAgtgtaaacattttacatCATACTAAACAATATGATGTGTTATTGCATTTGCATATGAATCTTTGTAATACTGGTTGTAATATAATGATGTCAAAGCACGCCTAAATGATAAGTAAAACGTGtcttatttttaccaaaaacatatacaaaattaccttcaaactttcaaaaatttcCATCTATGCAATTTCCATTAATGAAAATTGGTGTAACTTAGATTAACATATAGATATTTCCCTTGCTTTCATTTTACCatagacaaaaaaatagtactgttttaaacacaatactTGGGTTTTTCAATCAAAATACTGacttaaaatctaaaaaggttaaacaaaaacctgCTCTACATTTGACTGAGAGCAGAAATACCGCCATAATTTAGAAACATATTATGGTTTCAATTGTGATAAtgactttaaatatatatagttacaaaataaattcggGTTTTCCattgttcaaaatttaaacaaaacatgtctagatattttgtttctagtctgttttttttttcgatacttaattaataataattgcctatttttttgtaatgagttttttacaaaattttaggttGTTTAGAGTTGAATCGAAATTTTAAAGATGAGAATGGAATTCCCACTAACTGCGAATGCGGTAAAAGCtatattcaaattttgttaaactattttttggaTGGCTTAGTTTTAAAGAGTCATTAGCCTGTTTCTACCCATTCTTTTACAGCCATTGATATAAACCATTGCATTTCTCAAACATATGTTTTCAACTAAATTCATATAAACATAGTGTCTGGTATTTAGACAAATACTGCAACATATTTTGTTACCGACTATCTTACAACACAGGCGAAACTTTGGACTCATTACCACCCCCTACAGTGACTGTAGAAGGCTACAGTGTTACAATGTCAATCCCAGTGGTACCAAGGTGTTACTTTCCCGGAGGGTACTTTTTCTATGAGGATCGACTTGCATTCTGGCAAGAAGGGAATCTTGGTTGTGGTGTTCCTAGGGTATTCTTGAGCGGCAAAAGCGTCATAAGTGATGTAAGCAGagattttgtataaatatatggaAGATAATATTGTTGAACTGTTCACATATTGTTGAACGTATTATTGAATTGTTCACATGGTGTTGAACGTATTGTTGAATTGTTCATACCAATTCAGTAACTGCTACTAATTATTTCACTATGTCTggtgttacaaaacaaacacattttaaaactgtagccTTCCACTGTCACTGTATGTTGTGGTAATGAATCCAAGGTACTGcctgtgtttttttagttgGTAACAAAATTATGTTGCAGTATGTGTCCAAATACCAGATCATATGTTTATATCAATTTAGTTGAAAACATATGTTTCAGAAATGCAACGGTTTATATCAATGGCTGTAAAAGAATGGGTGTTATATAGATGATGTATTTTAATATGCCTGGTGTTAATGTTACATGTAACATTCATAACCAACTTGCatgttacataaaaaatctGGTTTAACTTTACACTGAATCCAAGGTAATATACTAACGGTTATCTTTTAATCAGATATTCGCGTATAACAATACTCGATCGTTCAGTGGAACAAGTTATACGTTTAGTCCCGTCTACAACTCTATTGGTGGTCGATCGTACACTGGTTATTCCAGAAGCGATTTCTTTGGCGCGCCCATATACTCAAGATACATCAACTTTACCATTACAGGTGATCATATTCTATGTTTTGTACAATCATAAAATTAACGCCATAAATTTCAACATTGAACAGTAGCTCCTAAAAAGCCCACAGGTTGTTTTTAGACTGCTAGGGTTAGACCTCTGGTTTTGTGGTTTACTGCAAATTggtgaataatattaacaacacAGGCAAATACGTTAAAATAAATCTAGATTATTTCATGGTGGAACATGGGTTGTGTTGTGTCTACTGAAAGGATCTGAACCATTGATCTTATGTTGACCATTTTCATAACCTCATATTAAATGCACATTGTACATTTGTGTATTTAATAGAAacagtttacttttaaataattattcgTTATCTGCATTATGCATATTTCTTATTCTATTATTGGCcttttacatatttaaataccagTGTGCAATAACAGTTACAtcagatatttaaaatacattattatacttttgttttgatatttaagggcttttgttttaatttttggggGCTTCATattagaaaattttaaagaaatctCAAAAATTACTTATGAACGCATAAATGAAAAACAGATTCATAATTTTCTAATTTCCTTGCTACCAAAgttttgtaacaataaaaTCACGAAGTTGCTAATCCAGGTTGCTAATCCAGACTTGACGTTTctcattttaatacaaaccttttattttataaatttttcttGTTGCTCTTATTTTCCGTACAATATCGAAGGTAGCCTCTTGCCTTTAACTCATCAATACAGAATGATTGCTGTtggcttaaaatatttaagtgtaaaaaaatacacactaGCTACATAATTTTGATGACTACATTTGGATATGTTGCTTTAGAATTTACCAGATTATAATTAGGATGTTGATATCAAATAAAATCTATTCAATATTTGCCACATACTGAATATGTaatgtgatgtaataaaaatatttttgtttcttaaacaaaaattagcacatttttttcaaaggtaaatatatatatatatatatatatatatacactgaccattttaccttttttccggcgccgtggtatagtggttagcgcgcctgcctctaaccaataggtaatgggttcaaggctcgacgctgctaccattgtgggcgtaNNNNNNNNNNNNNNNNNNNNNNNNNNNNNNNNNNNNNNNNNNNNNNNNNNcatggtaactcgtaagctggcacgaggtgctaaacccgtgtaataacgactgtcgttttccggccacgcgaggataaagtaagttacattcattcataccttATTATTCAGCAAtcaaattctatttttttgcgCATTACAGCTTGGGAGCCACCCCGTCCAATTATACATACTTTAACCAATGGTATGGTTGACGTAACGTTTGAACCAGCCAACTCTTCCTATCATATCAACCAGTATATGGTACGTTTGAATAAACATCAGCTGGAGAATACAACTATACTTGAAGATAGGAATATCTCAGCTAGATACGTGAGTTGTTACTTGGTTCTTTACTGTAAACGAGTGTAAACCATGGGGTTGAGGTCATACAGTTACGAACTCGTTAAAGAATTTAAGAAAAATCATAGCGTAGCTAACACACACCTATATGTAAAAGTGGAAGTATCTTTGTGTGACCTAATGATACCAATATGACAGTTAATAtggttttaactttattttcaatattaaaactaaacaagaaaaacagaaagaaatattaccaaaacatacaaaaagcCAATGGTTTCATATTAGCATAGCTTCCCATAGTTTCAGCAGCCCTGATATAACTAACCATAACTATATCTACAGGTAGAAGATGGTTTTCTTACAGTTAGATACGCTGACCTAGAACCAGGTGTTTATAGTGCTCAGGTGAGTTATTAAATCCACAATGTCGATAATATTTATGTAGTGCAACAATGTCAGTATATTATCTCTTTGAggattttaagttttttttatggtgatgtgatttaaatattttgaatataattCCTCCTTGTTAAGATATCAATGTTCATGTCTGGAGTCGTGGCAACGTGGTTAGCGctcctgcctctaacccagaggtaatgggttcaggggtggctgttaccattgtgggcgtatgtgttcttgggcaatacacttcacggcaattgctccaacccagtggtcactataatgggttgtccaaaatatcattcatacattaaaaaaaacaatcacccacaaagtagcaaGCTGAACAGAGTAGTTCCAGATacgaataaagcaagttacctttattcattcattcaggtACGCGAAATTCGACAAGAAGTACAATTCGTAAAGTATCTACATTTTTCTCCAAACTACGTGTTATTTGCTGACGCTGAGTACGGACCATTGGAAACTTTTACTGTTTCCTCTGTGCCCTCAACACAGAGTTATTTCAACAGGGATCTTTTTAACTCTTTCTACGGTAAACTCATCATATTTAGAGGGTGaatgagctaccaatcaaaattcACAAATCAGTTGTTGGGacaaaaattgtgccaattgtagtactttaccagacattgaacaactcgacacttacccaaacattgaaagagcatacaaaaaagtttaagaaccactgaaAACGTTTAAGAACCAGCTCAAACATCAAGCCCTTTTGACAGATTAGACGTCaattgaatgaatttaacttacgTTTCCGTGTGGCAaggcagcgacagtcgttataagacGGATGTCCTGTTCCcactttgtgcctgcttactaATTACCAAATGTGTCTAACCAAAACTTTGTTATTACGTACCCAGATATAAACCTTATACAGAAACAgagcaatatatattatatgtcgTGAAAATAATTAACCAATAAACAAATCATTGGGAATGTCTatactttgttaaaaacagcaGTGCTAGATATAGATAAACACTATAATGTTAGCAAGGATTTAGctgtaatttactttaacaTACGCTTTGTTGGGCCTTAAGAATACTGTTTCATAATATCGTTACATTAGTTTGCTTTagcatcaaaataaaaatcgtGAATAAGTTAGTCCTTACCAAAAGATTTTCCCTTACCAAAAGGCTTCGATTAAAAGAACACTACTTTTGTTCTAAGCAGTTTAGTGTGGCTTGTCCATAATGTTTCATGAAAAAAGAAgacaaatttatatttgtctACGCACCCGTGGCTATACCCTATACCCTGATACTTCGCTAACACAAAAAGAGTAAAGTATGGAAGAATAAGTCCTAATACAAAGTTGTTATGCCTTATGTTTAGGACCCCGTACATAAGGCTCTTTATCTTTATATCAGTAGCACCTGGTATATTCTGTTCTATTTTTTGAGGGTGAGGTAactgt
The genomic region above belongs to Ciona intestinalis unplaced genomic scaffold, KH HT001260.1, whole genome shotgun sequence and contains:
- the LOC104266779 gene encoding uncharacterized protein LOC104266779 — encoded protein: MNECTGSWPLLPGGNCSIQAGVVDSNSNNVCTPISVNISQIEFQLAEETSFSGSSNDLDSFVEVIKPASMVGYAVVSWLPCPSGLRGVTGFQVLIQRIEGTQEDTECHNVTLRRTLQEGDAQIRLSVLSYLFLTPASEYRVEIRSLPITPNSGYVSKTFNSKSCLELNRNFKDENGIPTNCECGETLDSLPPPTVTVEGYSVTMSIPVVPRCYFPGGYFFYEDRLAFWQEGNLGCGVPRVFLSGKSVISDIFAYNNTRSFSGTSYTFSPVYNSIGGRSYTGYSRSDFFGAPIYSRYINFTITAWEPPRPIIHTLTNGMVDVTFEPANSSYHINQYMVRLNKHQLENTTILEDRNISARYVEDGFLTVRYADLEPGVYSAQVREIRQEVQFVKYLHFSPNYVLFADAEYGPLETFTVSSVPSTQSYFNRDLFNSFYGKLIIFRG